From Kryptolebias marmoratus isolate JLee-2015 linkage group LG15, ASM164957v2, whole genome shotgun sequence, a single genomic window includes:
- the caprin1a gene encoding caprin-1a isoform X2, whose translation MPSAAVGNNALQSVVPDLGNGSHSEAMKQVLGVIDKKVRNMEKKKSKLDDYQGRKNKGERLNQDQLEALAKYQEIMNNLDFARELQKSFLALGQEVQKAVKKSVRREQLQREEIEQRRLKTVLELQYLLDQLGDDSVRQDLKRLDASGSPLLTDSDLASFDEFYKLVGPDRNYDLRLTEQYEEASLHLWALLEGRDKAVAGTTYKSLKDILDKLMLSGYFDRAEANQNGACESEETQEELAVVAETAVVAEQPSEPEVLTNENYTEAGKVEPTEFVNRQFVPETSYSSTDKDQVDEWTVEAQMNSLQHHSPAQLAPEPTHPVNQVAPSPPADPVVRKQVVQDLMAQMQGTYNFMQDSMLEFDGQALDPAIVSAQPMKPLQTVDLQQMGGPSIHSESRLSQTPTGPQESSQVFNMNAPVPPPTDSQADPLKQPSQFPGGFGQGFNSQSENTVEQPEIPQERLQSVVGGFQPQDQVLPSAGGHEDSSAAAGFGPSNQSFYTSRAAPRGGPRNARGVMNGYRASSNGFRGGYEGYRPSFSNAPPTSGYGQNQFNTSRDYSSSTYQREGYQQGYKRGTAQGSRGLSRGNAQAMRS comes from the exons ATGCCTTCAGCAGCTGTTGGCAACAATGCTCTCCAGTCTGTTGTACCAGACCTGGGAAACGGAAGTCACTCTGAGGCCATGAAGCAGGTTCTGGGTGTTATTGACAAGAAGGTCCGAAATatggagaagaagaag TCCAAACTGGATGATTATCAGGGAAGAAAGAATAAAGGAGAAAGACTGAATCAAGATCAGTTG GAGGCTTTGGCAAAATATCAAGAAATCATGAACAACCTTGATTTTGCTCGAGAATTGCAGAAGAGCTTCTTGGCATTGGGTCAGGAG GTTCAGAAAGCAGTGAAGAAGTCTGTGCGACGAGAACAGCTGCAGCGGGAGGAGATAGAGCAGCGGCGACTGAAGACGGTTTTGGAGCTTCAGTATTTACTGGACCAATTAGGAGATGACAGCGTCAGGCAGGACCTTAAACGACTCGATGCCTCAGGTTCCCCTCTGCTCACTGACAGTGACCTCGCATCCTTTGATGAGTTTTACAAGTTGGTGGGACCTGATAGGAACTATGATCTCAG gTTGACTGAACAGTACGAAGAGGCCTCGCTACACTTGTGGGCTCTGCTTGAGGGCCGAGACAAGGCTGTGGCAGGAACCACAT ACAAGTCACTGAAGGACATTCTGGACAAGCTGATGTTAAGTGGTTATTTTGACAGAGCAGAAGCTAATCAGAACGGGGCCTGTGAGTCAGAGGAGACGCAAGAggagctggctgtggtggctgaGACTGCAGTGGTTGCAGAGCAGCCGTCAGAACCAG AAGTACTAACTAATGAAAACTACACAGAGGCTGGTAAAGTGGAACCCACAGAG TTTGTTAACAGACAGTTTGTTCCAGAAACTTCATACAGCAGTACAGACAAAGACCAAGTGGATGAGTGGACAGTGGAGGCTCAG ATGAATTCCCTGCAGCACCACTCTCCTGCACAGCTGGCTCCTGAGCCGACCCATCCTGTCAACCAAGTCGctccctctcctcctgctgACCCAGTGGTCCGAAAGCAGGTGGTACAAGACCTCATGGCTCAGATGCAAGGGACGTACAACTTCATGCAG GACTCCATGTTGGAATTTGACGGCCAGGCTCTGGACCCAGCCATCGTTTCTGCCCAACCAATGAAGCCTCTGCAGACTGTTGACCTGCAGCAGATGGGTGGCCCTTCAA ttCACTCAGAGTCGAGGCTTTCTCAAACACCTACTGGACCACAGGAGTCCTCCCAA GTATTCAATATGAATGCACCTGTACCTCCCCCCACTGACAGCCAAGCAGACCCGCTGAAACAACCCAGCCAGTTTCCTGGTGGCTTCGGTCAGGGCTTTAACAGCCAGTCAGAAAATACTGTAGAGCAGCCTGAAATTCCACAGGAACGACTACAGTCAG TTGTTGGTGGTTTCCAGCCCCAAGACCAAGTTCTGCCTTCAGCTGGAGGACATGAGGattcctctgcagctgcagggttTGGACCGTCCAACCAGTCCTTCTACACAAGCAGGGCCGCCCCGAGAGGTGGACCCAGGAACGCTCGTGGAGTGATGAACGGATATCGGGCCTCTTCGAATGGATTCAGAG GGGGATATGAAGGTTATCGTCCGTCCTTTTCAAATGCTCCTCCCACCAGTGGGTATGGCCAAAACCAATTTAACACATCTCGGGATTATTCCAGTAGTACGTACCAGAGG GAGGGATACCAGCAGGGCTACAAACGAGGAACTGCTCAAGGATCTCGAGGTTTGTCGCGGGGTAACGCTCAAGCAATGCGATCCTAA
- the caprin1a gene encoding caprin-1a isoform X1 codes for MPSAAVGNNALQSVVPDLGNGSHSEAMKQVLGVIDKKVRNMEKKKSKLDDYQGRKNKGERLNQDQLEALAKYQEIMNNLDFARELQKSFLALGQEVQKAVKKSVRREQLQREEIEQRRLKTVLELQYLLDQLGDDSVRQDLKRLDASGSPLLTDSDLASFDEFYKLVGPDRNYDLRLTEQYEEASLHLWALLEGRDKAVAGTTYKSLKDILDKLMLSGYFDRAEANQNGACESEETQEELAVVAETAVVAEQPSEPEVLTNENYTEAGKVEPTEFVNRQFVPETSYSSTDKDQVDEWTVEAQMNSLQHHSPAQLAPEPTHPVNQVAPSPPADPVVRKQVVQDLMAQMQGTYNFMQDSMLEFDGQALDPAIVSAQPMKPLQTVDLQQMGGPSIHSESRLSQTPTGPQESSQASISLSSEQSTAPCSLSTAFPPVSKPIHSGGINVNAAPFQSVQAVFNMNAPVPPPTDSQADPLKQPSQFPGGFGQGFNSQSENTVEQPEIPQERLQSVVGGFQPQDQVLPSAGGHEDSSAAAGFGPSNQSFYTSRAAPRGGPRNARGVMNGYRASSNGFRGGYEGYRPSFSNAPPTSGYGQNQFNTSRDYSSSTYQREGYQQGYKRGTAQGSRGLSRGNAQAMRS; via the exons ATGCCTTCAGCAGCTGTTGGCAACAATGCTCTCCAGTCTGTTGTACCAGACCTGGGAAACGGAAGTCACTCTGAGGCCATGAAGCAGGTTCTGGGTGTTATTGACAAGAAGGTCCGAAATatggagaagaagaag TCCAAACTGGATGATTATCAGGGAAGAAAGAATAAAGGAGAAAGACTGAATCAAGATCAGTTG GAGGCTTTGGCAAAATATCAAGAAATCATGAACAACCTTGATTTTGCTCGAGAATTGCAGAAGAGCTTCTTGGCATTGGGTCAGGAG GTTCAGAAAGCAGTGAAGAAGTCTGTGCGACGAGAACAGCTGCAGCGGGAGGAGATAGAGCAGCGGCGACTGAAGACGGTTTTGGAGCTTCAGTATTTACTGGACCAATTAGGAGATGACAGCGTCAGGCAGGACCTTAAACGACTCGATGCCTCAGGTTCCCCTCTGCTCACTGACAGTGACCTCGCATCCTTTGATGAGTTTTACAAGTTGGTGGGACCTGATAGGAACTATGATCTCAG gTTGACTGAACAGTACGAAGAGGCCTCGCTACACTTGTGGGCTCTGCTTGAGGGCCGAGACAAGGCTGTGGCAGGAACCACAT ACAAGTCACTGAAGGACATTCTGGACAAGCTGATGTTAAGTGGTTATTTTGACAGAGCAGAAGCTAATCAGAACGGGGCCTGTGAGTCAGAGGAGACGCAAGAggagctggctgtggtggctgaGACTGCAGTGGTTGCAGAGCAGCCGTCAGAACCAG AAGTACTAACTAATGAAAACTACACAGAGGCTGGTAAAGTGGAACCCACAGAG TTTGTTAACAGACAGTTTGTTCCAGAAACTTCATACAGCAGTACAGACAAAGACCAAGTGGATGAGTGGACAGTGGAGGCTCAG ATGAATTCCCTGCAGCACCACTCTCCTGCACAGCTGGCTCCTGAGCCGACCCATCCTGTCAACCAAGTCGctccctctcctcctgctgACCCAGTGGTCCGAAAGCAGGTGGTACAAGACCTCATGGCTCAGATGCAAGGGACGTACAACTTCATGCAG GACTCCATGTTGGAATTTGACGGCCAGGCTCTGGACCCAGCCATCGTTTCTGCCCAACCAATGAAGCCTCTGCAGACTGTTGACCTGCAGCAGATGGGTGGCCCTTCAA ttCACTCAGAGTCGAGGCTTTCTCAAACACCTACTGGACCACAGGAGTCCTCCCAA GCCTCCATTTCTTTGTCAAGTGAACAGTCGACTGCCCCATGTTCCTTGTCCACTGCCTTCCCACCCGTCTCCAAACCCATCCACTCTGGGGGCATCAATGTGAACGCAGCACCTTTCCAGTCAGTGCAAGCG GTATTCAATATGAATGCACCTGTACCTCCCCCCACTGACAGCCAAGCAGACCCGCTGAAACAACCCAGCCAGTTTCCTGGTGGCTTCGGTCAGGGCTTTAACAGCCAGTCAGAAAATACTGTAGAGCAGCCTGAAATTCCACAGGAACGACTACAGTCAG TTGTTGGTGGTTTCCAGCCCCAAGACCAAGTTCTGCCTTCAGCTGGAGGACATGAGGattcctctgcagctgcagggttTGGACCGTCCAACCAGTCCTTCTACACAAGCAGGGCCGCCCCGAGAGGTGGACCCAGGAACGCTCGTGGAGTGATGAACGGATATCGGGCCTCTTCGAATGGATTCAGAG GGGGATATGAAGGTTATCGTCCGTCCTTTTCAAATGCTCCTCCCACCAGTGGGTATGGCCAAAACCAATTTAACACATCTCGGGATTATTCCAGTAGTACGTACCAGAGG GAGGGATACCAGCAGGGCTACAAACGAGGAACTGCTCAAGGATCTCGAGGTTTGTCGCGGGGTAACGCTCAAGCAATGCGATCCTAA